The genomic DNA AAAGACGCGAATGAATAATAGCGTCGCATAGAACTGTTCCCGAAGAGAGATGTGAATCATCTCTATCCTACGGAGACACGCCAGTTCCTCACAAGAGCTCTTTTACCAAGTCGAAACTTGCGATGCCAGAATCGCTTGTCATCGACGCGATTCGCAGCTCAAAAGGACTCTCCGGACTCTGGTGGGAGTTCTTCTTGCGACTCTTCGAACTGTGAGATTTTTTCGTACATTTCTTCGGGGGTCAGCTTCTCGCTGACAAAATATTCTCCATTCATCCAGCGATACAGATCGACATTTTTGCAGTTGGGGCTGCAAAACGGGAAGATCGCTGAATTCCCATCAATTTCGATGGGAAGCTCTTTATCGCAAATCGGGCAAGGAAGTCGGTGAATCATGTCTGACCTGAAGATCGTCTCTGAGAGTCATGAGAACCAGTCCGAAAACCTCTGGAACAGCCGCTTTCCTCAACGTTTGAGAGAGCAATTTCAAGTTTCGGGATCAGTTCTGAAATATGTATTTCAGTGGGAATCAAAATGAGGAATTCTCACGAAGTCAATTCTTCACACAGCTACAAAAGTGTACGCCTCGATATCGCAGCGACACCGAAACGAGCAGATAATGAAGTCATGCAATCTGTTGCTAACAGACTCGACAAGCATTGAAGATGCCCTAAAACTCAGCGTTGTTCGGAGTCCGTGGGAACGGGATGACGTCGCGAATGTTTTGCATTCCGGTCAAGAGCAGGATCATGCGTTCGAGCCCCAGTCCGAAACCGGCATGCGGCACACTTCCGTAACGGCGTAGATCAAGATACCACCAATACTCTTCAGGATCGAGTCCACACTCTTGAAAGCGTGCTTCAAGAACATCTAGACGATGCTCCCGTTGGCTGCCTCCGATAATTTCACCAACACCGGGAACGAGGACATCCATCGCGCGAACCGTTTTGCCATCCTCGTTGCAGTACATGTAAAATGGTTTGATACTGCGAGGATAATCAAAGACAATGATCGGCTGCTTGAAGTGTTCTTCCGTGAGCCATTTTTCATGCTCAGCCTGCAAGTTTGAGCCCCAGGAAACAGGGTACTCCCATTCCTTTCCGCTATTCAAAATCAGTTCGACTGCCTCTGTATAAGAGATGCGTTTGAACTCATGCTCCAGGATGTTGTTCATTGTCTCCAGAACCGTTTTGTCGATGCGGTCATTGAAGAACTGCATATCCTCAGCACATTCATCCAGGCATCGCCTCACGATCGTTTTGATGAAGTCCTCTGCAAGTTGCATGTTTCCATCGAGATCACAGAAGGGGACTTCCGGCTCAACCATCCAGAATTCAGCCAAGTGCCGAGTCGTGTGAGAATTTTCTGCCCGGAAGGTGGGACCGAATGTATAGATAGGGCCGACGGCGGTTGCGTAAATTTCACCTTCAAGTTGACCAGAGACAGTCAGCGACGCATGCTTCCCGAAGAAGTCCTGTGTGTAATCGACCGGTTTACCATCCGTCGAAGGAGGCAATGTCGTCACAGTGAACATCTCCCCTGCGCCCTCGCAGTCACTTGTCGTGATGATCGGTGTTTGCACATTGAGAAAACCACGCTCCTGGAAAAAATCGTGGATTGCACGGCAAACACAATTACGCACACGTGCGATAGCACCGAAGGTGTTCGTTCGAGGTCTGAGGTGGGCAATTTCTCGTAAGAATTCGAAGCTGTGCCGTTTCTTTTGAAGTGGATACGACTCGGCATCTGCGGTGCCAAGAACTTCGAGAGTCTTCGCCTGCATTTCGACACGCTGTTTGGCTCCGGGAGATTCCTTCAACTCTCCGGTCACGCGAACACTCGCTCCCGTAGTGACATCTTTAATGGAGTCTTCGTAATTCGGAACATCGGCATCGACGATGATCTGCAAGTTTGACATACAGGACCCGTCGTTGAGCTCGATGAAGGAGAACCCACCTTTGGAGTCACGCCTTGATCGGACCCACCCGGAAACATCGACTTGCGTTCCGGGGGCGACTTCGTACAACAAGCTGGCAACACGTGGGTTGACGGCGGTCATCAATTTGCTCCTTCGAATTTCCTACCATTTGCACACTCAAGGTGTACAGCTCAGCGATTTCTTACGGCAGGATTTACTCTTCATCCTTGCCTGTTTTGCCGCGAAAATACAACCGGATTGGAACTTCCTTGAAAGGAAGCTTTTCCCGCATGTACCCCATTAAAAACCGTTTCCAGTTCTTGTCAAACAACTTGGGTTCGTTGCACTTCATGACGATGGTCGGCGGCTCTGTTGCAACTTGCGTCGAATAGAAAATCTTGCCGCGTCGATTGTTCTTATATCGCGGTGGATTCGCCTTATACGCTTCTGCGACAACCTTGTTCAATCGTCCTGTCGAGATCCGCACGCGAGACTGTTTGTAGATCGTCTGCGACAGGTTGATCAGTTGCTTAATATTCCTGCAATCTTTGGCAGTGATGAAAGCAACCGGGACATGCCGCAGCATCGAGAAGGTCGTGAAGAGATACTCAGCCCACTTCTCGCTCGTCATCTCTTCTTCGAGTCCAAGATCCCATTTATTCACAACAAAGATACAAGGCTTGGCGGATTCGACAATTTTATCCACCAGTTGCTTGTCGACACGAGAAATCTTCTGGCTGGCATCGAAGAAGACCATCACAACATTCGCACGACGAATACTTTTCTGGGCGCGGACCAGACCATAGAACTCAATGTCGTTCGCAAGGCTTTTCTTTTTTCGAACGCCCGGTGTATCAATCGCGACAAAGGACTTATCGTCAAGCTCGAAGCGAATGTCGACGCTGTCTCGAGTGGTGCCAGCGATTTCGCTGACGATCATACGATCGGTTTCTGCCAACGCATTGATAAATGTACTTTTCCCGACATTTCGGCGTCCGACAATCGCCAGCTTCAGTTCAGGAGACTCTGATTCAGTGTCACCTGCAGTAGCTTCATCGTCATCAGCTTCAGGGAGCATCCCGACGGTCAGGTCAAGAAGTTCTGCACGGTGACGGTTCCCTTTCACGCTTGTCTGAATCAT from Thalassoglobus polymorphus includes the following:
- the yacG gene encoding DNA gyrase inhibitor YacG, producing MIHRLPCPICDKELPIEIDGNSAIFPFCSPNCKNVDLYRWMNGEYFVSEKLTPEEMYEKISQFEESQEELPPESGESF
- the asnS gene encoding asparagine--tRNA ligase encodes the protein MTAVNPRVASLLYEVAPGTQVDVSGWVRSRRDSKGGFSFIELNDGSCMSNLQIIVDADVPNYEDSIKDVTTGASVRVTGELKESPGAKQRVEMQAKTLEVLGTADAESYPLQKKRHSFEFLREIAHLRPRTNTFGAIARVRNCVCRAIHDFFQERGFLNVQTPIITTSDCEGAGEMFTVTTLPPSTDGKPVDYTQDFFGKHASLTVSGQLEGEIYATAVGPIYTFGPTFRAENSHTTRHLAEFWMVEPEVPFCDLDGNMQLAEDFIKTIVRRCLDECAEDMQFFNDRIDKTVLETMNNILEHEFKRISYTEAVELILNSGKEWEYPVSWGSNLQAEHEKWLTEEHFKQPIIVFDYPRSIKPFYMYCNEDGKTVRAMDVLVPGVGEIIGGSQREHRLDVLEARFQECGLDPEEYWWYLDLRRYGSVPHAGFGLGLERMILLLTGMQNIRDVIPFPRTPNNAEF
- the der gene encoding ribosome biogenesis GTPase Der; its protein translation is MAIPKVAIVGRPNVGKSSIMNWQAGKFVSVVDPTAGVTRDRVEYLMHYKDRYFELVDTGGIGIVDSDDLSEDIEHQIDFALAEADLILFVVDGQQGITPLDKTVANRLRKIEVPKLLVVNKCDSPKLDPDMFQFQRLINCEMIQTSVKGNRHRAELLDLTVGMLPEADDDEATAGDTESESPELKLAIVGRRNVGKSTFINALAETDRMIVSEIAGTTRDSVDIRFELDDKSFVAIDTPGVRKKKSLANDIEFYGLVRAQKSIRRANVVMVFFDASQKISRVDKQLVDKIVESAKPCIFVVNKWDLGLEEEMTSEKWAEYLFTTFSMLRHVPVAFITAKDCRNIKQLINLSQTIYKQSRVRISTGRLNKVVAEAYKANPPRYKNNRRGKIFYSTQVATEPPTIVMKCNEPKLFDKNWKRFLMGYMREKLPFKEVPIRLYFRGKTGKDEE